In a genomic window of Streptomyces katrae:
- a CDS encoding tetratricopeptide repeat protein → MKTRIALWTGLTAAVVVANVATGWVHLLTGDPKSTSSTASGPESPAAKRAARAEALLQAGIKQGEAKDFPGATHSFRQVLDLNVNPADKLAWYNLGVIAQHDNRTADARAAYDHALKIDPNFESALYNKALLVESNHPDEAIAILRHIVGADPKAATAHLHLGRALARKGRDKEAGEAFGLAVRADPSLLQFVPEEFRDSASAALTATQVGTTE, encoded by the coding sequence GTGAAAACGCGGATCGCACTGTGGACCGGACTCACCGCGGCAGTCGTGGTCGCCAATGTGGCCACCGGTTGGGTCCACCTGCTCACAGGGGACCCCAAGAGCACGTCTTCGACTGCGTCCGGGCCCGAGTCACCTGCGGCCAAGCGTGCCGCGCGGGCGGAGGCACTGCTCCAAGCAGGCATCAAACAGGGCGAGGCCAAGGATTTCCCCGGGGCGACGCATAGCTTCCGACAGGTCCTGGACCTGAACGTGAACCCCGCCGACAAACTCGCCTGGTACAACCTCGGCGTCATCGCCCAGCACGACAACAGGACAGCCGACGCACGCGCGGCTTACGACCACGCCCTCAAGATCGACCCGAATTTCGAATCGGCCCTCTACAACAAGGCGCTTCTGGTCGAGTCGAACCACCCCGACGAGGCCATCGCGATCCTGCGGCACATCGTGGGGGCCGACCCGAAGGCCGCCACGGCCCATCTGCACCTTGGACGGGCCCTGGCGAGGAAGGGCCGGGACAAAGAGGCCGGGGAAGCCTTCGGCCTCGCCGTCCGCGCCGACCCATCGCTTCTACAGTTCGTCCCGGAGGAGTTCCGGGATTCCGCGAGCGCAGCACTGACAGCCACTCAGGTAGGTACCACGGAATGA